From the genome of Amylibacter sp. IMCC11727:
CCGTATTGCGCACCGAATACAGCGTTTTGCTCATCCCAGATGTTGTAAGCGGGTGTGGTTTGGAACGGGCGGCAAGCGGGCAGTTCTTCGTTCGGATAAGACACCGAGAAGCGTTTTTGGTAGTTCTCGATCACTTTTGGCCGTGTGTAACCCGGTGTAATCCAATCGCCAAAACGAGCCACATCCATGGCATACACATCCCGTTCGGTTTCCCCTTCGACCATCCATTGTGCAAGCATTAGGCCCACACCGCCCCCTTGGGAAAAGCCCGCCATAACACCACAGGCGGACCAGTAGTTGCGCATGCCTGGGATCGGGCCAACAAGGGGGTTGCCATCGGGGGCGAAAGTGAAGGGGCCGTGGATCACGTTTTTCACGCCAGCGGTTTCCAGCACGGGAAAGCGTTTATAGGCGAATGCGATGCTGTCTTCGATTTTGTCAAAGTCGTCAGGCAGGAGTTCGTGACCAAAATCCCAGCTTGTTCCATCGACGGCCCATGGGCGGCAGGTTTGTTCGTAAAACCCGATGCACAATCCCCGGGCTTCTTGGCGCAGATAGCTTTCGCCAGCGGGGTCCATCACGTGGGGATGTTCGATGCCGCTGTCGATCATGTCTTCGATCATCGGGATGGTTTCGGTGACGATGTATTGGTGTTCCATCGGATGCAGCGGCATGTACACGCCTGCCATTGCGCCCACTTCGCGCGCCCACAGGCCACCCGCGTTAACCACATGTTCGGCATGAATGGTGCCTTTGTCCGTGACCACGTCCCATGTGCCATCAGGCCGTTGATTGGTTTCACGCACCATGCAGTGGGTTTCAATTGTTGCTCCGCCCATGCGGGCCGCTTTGGCATAGGCATGGGTGGTTCCAGATGGATCAAGGTGCCCATCCAGCGGATCGTACAGACCGCCGATAATGCCCTCCACATTGGTGACAGGGGCGATTTTTTTGATTTCTTCGGGAGTGACGATCTCGGTTTCAAGCCCCATGTAGCGGTGCTTGGCCCGTTCAGCGAGCAGCATGTCCATGCGCTCTTGGTTATCGGCCAGTGTCACGCCGCCCACGTGGTGCAGGCCACAGGACATGCCTGTCAGCTCTTCCAGTTCTTTGTACAGGCGGATTGTGTAGCCCTGTAGCGCAGCCATATTTGTATCGCCGTTGAGGGTGTGGAACCCGCCCGCCGCGTGCCATGTGGAGCCGCTGGTCAATTCAGATCGTTCTACCAGCATCACGTCGGACCAGCCGAGTTTCGTAAGGTGATAGAGAACGGAGGCGCCGACAACGCCGCCGCCAATGACGCAGACACGAGTGGTTGTTTGCATGGGATGATTCCTGACAACTGTATTTTGTGCCAAGCTGCGCCCGATTGTCGTTTTTCGCAATCCCGTTCGCGACAAGTTATGTCGCGAACTTTGAGGTTACTTTTCGGGGATCAGGCCGCGTGGGCTGAACCGCAGAACCACCAGCAAAATCAGGCCCATGGTTAGCAGTCGCATGTGCGCAACGCTTTCGATCAGGTGCAGACGCAGGGCGTTGTCCTCGGCCATACCCATTGTGATCGTGCTCATCAGCCACAGGCCGATTGGCTCTGCTTGGATCCAAAAGAACCAAACCACAAAGCCGCCCAGAACAGCGCCCCAGTTGTTGCCCGACCCGCCCAAGATCACCATGACCCAGATCAGGAAGGTAAAGCGCAAGGGTTGGTAGGTGCCAGGTGTCAGCTGCCCATCGAGTGTGGTGAGCATCGCACCCGCGATCCCAACGACAACGGAGCCAAGCACAAAGACCTGAAGGTGACGGGCCACAATGTCTTTGCCCATAGCATTTGCGGACACTTCATTATCGCGAATGGCGCGCATCATGCGGCCCCACGGAGAATTCAGGGCCCTTTCTGACAGCCACAAAACGATCAGCAGAACAACTGTGAACAGCGCGGCATAGCACAGCTTTACAAAGATGGATGAAGTTGTGGCAGGATCGAGTCCCCACGTTTGTGCAAAGGACAAAAACCACTCAGTTTGTTGCAAATCAATTTCGTAAGGCACAGGACGAGACAGGCCAGACACGTTTTTCACTCCGCGTGTCATCCAATCTTCGTGTTTGATGATTGCGACGATGATTTCGGCGATGCCAAGGGTCGCGATGGCCAGATAGTCTGACCGCAGACCAAGGGCGATTTTACCGATAATCCATGCCGCGACCCCTGCAAGCAGGCCGCCAACTGGCCAAGATAGAATAATCGGCAGGCCAAGCCCCCCAAGGAAGCCAGACGCCGCTGGATCAACCTTTTCAATGGCAGCCGTTGCAGGGCCATAGAAGGAACGAGACAGTAGGATACCGCCAATCACAATCGCCGCCACGATCAGCGAGCGTTTATGAGATTTTTCCATGGCGCGATACACATAAATCGCTGCCATGACCGTCACCACAGCAATGATAAAGGCCACAAACACGCCAAGCGCGCCCGCAGACCACGCATCTGTCACCGGATCAACGGACACGATCACCGCAGCAACACCGCCAAGGGCCGCAAACCCCATAATGCCCACATTCAACAGACCCGCGTAACCCCATTGGATATTCACACCCAGCGCCATGATCGACGAAATCAGACAGAGGTTCAAAAGCGCCAGTGCCACATTCCAGCTTTGCAGTTGGCCAACGATGATAATCAACAGGCCCATGATGGCGAAGAACGAAACGTTGCGCGCCGCATCACCAAGCGGTTGCATTCCGATAACACGCGGTAACAGCGTGCGGACCAAAAGAGCGGCTGCAATAAGGCTGAGAAGATAAATCATACCGATTTCCCCGCGAAGATACCTGTGGGTCGGAACAGAAGCACAAGAAGTAGGATCAAGAAGCTGACCGCAAATTTGTAGTCCGTGGACAGCAATTGGACGAGCGTATCAGGTTCCCAACTTTCGGGGACCAGATATTTCATGAACTTTTTATAGGCGTAGGTCACCATAATTTCCGAAAATGCGATGACAAATCCGCCTGCAATGGCCCCCACGGGGGATCCAAGGCCACCCACGATGGCCGCCGCAAAAATGGGCAGCAACAGTTGCAGATAGGTGAAAGGTTTGAAGGATTTATCAAGCCCGTAAAGCGACCCCGCAATGGTGGCCAGAATAGCGCAGATGATCCAAGCAACCATGACCACTTTGTCAGGGTTAATGCCAGACAGCAGCGCCAAATCTTCGTTATCGGAATAGGCGCGCATGGATTTACCCGTCCGCGTGCGGTTCAAAAACCAGAACAGGATCGCCACCGCGATGACCGTGGTGACGATAGTAATGCCTTGGCTGACTTTGATGGACAGACCTTCATTCAGACCCGTCATTTGTTTGAACGTGCGCGCTTTGATGATGAAACGTTCACCATCGGCAAATTTCTGATCGTTCGGTCCAATGATGAAACGGATCAGGCCATTGGTTACAAACATCACACCCATCGACGCGATCAGATAGATCACAGGGGAGGCTTTTTGTTTTCGGTAGAACCGATACACCACACGGTCTGTGCCAAGCACCAAAGCAATACAGAACAGAATACCAAAAGGCAGCGCGAGCAGGGCCGTGGGCAAAGGCGCAATGCTGATGCCCCAAGATTGGAACAACCACGTAAACAGGATGGTGAACATGGCGCCAAAGGCCATTGTGTCCCCGTGGGCAAAGTTCGAGAACCGCAAAATGCCATAAATCAGCGTCACACCCAGCGCACCCAGCGCAAGTTGAGAGCCATAGCTGATGGCAGGGACGAGCACGAAGTTCGACAAAAGGACGAGTGCGTTTAGGAGTTCCATGTGGTCAACTCTCCGGTTGCTTGCAGGTGCCGTAGAGGAACATATCCTCGGGGCGGTCGATATAGTTGGTGACGCCGATGGTCATGGCGGCGTCAGGGAAAATGTTGATGCGGTAAACGGTCTGCGCATCTGTGCTGGCTGTTGCCATTAACGTTTGGGTTTTGTCCACAGACATAACGCCCAGAACGCCACGGCTCTCGGTCCCGTTTGGCAAAATAAACTGCGTCATGCCCTGTTCACGATTGTGATTGATCGTGATGGATTGCGCCGAGGGACGGCAGGCTTCGTTTACAGGACACGCGGTGTGCAGTGTGCAGGTCACGTTGAAGGTGTCAGGCGTGAACCAATTGGTTTGGGCCACGACAGCTGATGTCATCAAACAAAATGCAAGTGTGTAAAAGGTGACTTGCATCATCCCCCCAAGAAACTCTTGCGCACGTCGGGGTCATTGAGCAGGGCTTGGCCCGTGTCGGTGTAGCGGTTGCGGCCTTGGACCAGAACATAGCCTTTGTCCGCAATGTTGAGTGCTTGGCGGGCGTTTTGTTCGACCATCAGGATGGAAATACCCGTGCGGGCCACTTCGATAATGCGGTCAAACAGCTCGTCCATCACGATGGGCGACACGCCTGCGGTTGGCTCATCGAGCATCAGCAATTTTGGTTGCGTCATGAGCGCACGGCCCACGGCTACTTGCTGGCGCTGCCCGCCTGACAATTCACCTGCGTTTTGGCGGCGTTTTTCCTTGAGGATCGGGAATAGCTCGTACACCTGTTCCATCGTCACATTGATATCGTCGCGGCGCAGGAAGGCACCCATTTCAAGGTTCTCCTCCACGGACATGGACGGGAACACGTTCGAAGTTTGCGGCACAAAAGCCATGCCCTTGGCCACGCGCGCTTGGGGCGACAGTTTGG
Proteins encoded in this window:
- a CDS encoding FAD-dependent oxidoreductase codes for the protein MQTTTRVCVIGGGVVGASVLYHLTKLGWSDVMLVERSELTSGSTWHAAGGFHTLNGDTNMAALQGYTIRLYKELEELTGMSCGLHHVGGVTLADNQERMDMLLAERAKHRYMGLETEIVTPEEIKKIAPVTNVEGIIGGLYDPLDGHLDPSGTTHAYAKAARMGGATIETHCMVRETNQRPDGTWDVVTDKGTIHAEHVVNAGGLWAREVGAMAGVYMPLHPMEHQYIVTETIPMIEDMIDSGIEHPHVMDPAGESYLRQEARGLCIGFYEQTCRPWAVDGTSWDFGHELLPDDFDKIEDSIAFAYKRFPVLETAGVKNVIHGPFTFAPDGNPLVGPIPGMRNYWSACGVMAGFSQGGGVGLMLAQWMVEGETERDVYAMDVARFGDWITPGYTRPKVIENYQKRFSVSYPNEELPACRPFQTTPAYNIWDEQNAVFGAQYGLEVPNYFALDGEPRFETPSFRRSNAWEATAAEVKAVREAVGINEITNFGKYIVTGTDARGWLDRIMAGRIPKQGRLSLTPMLSHKGKLIGDFTVTCLSETKFQLTASFGMQSIHMRWFLQNLDGDVAIENVSTRRIGFQIAGPNARELLSRCTRADVSNDAFKFMDAKHLSVGMCDALVQRVSYTGDLGYEIYVDADNQRALYATLSEAGKDLGLRPFGMRAMMSLRLDRFFGSWNAEFSPDYTAAETGMDRFISYNKPVDFIGKAPSAAEKSAGPARQLCSFEVDADDADVNAYEPIWINGAVVGFCTSGGYSHHAQKSIAIGFVPSEMITDDLEVEIEILGKMCKAKRLTEHLFDPEMKRMRG
- a CDS encoding branched-chain amino acid ABC transporter permease — protein: MQPLGDAARNVSFFAIMGLLIIIVGQLQSWNVALALLNLCLISSIMALGVNIQWGYAGLLNVGIMGFAALGGVAAVIVSVDPVTDAWSAGALGVFVAFIIAVVTVMAAIYVYRAMEKSHKRSLIVAAIVIGGILLSRSFYGPATAAIEKVDPAASGFLGGLGLPIILSWPVGGLLAGVAAWIIGKIALGLRSDYLAIATLGIAEIIVAIIKHEDWMTRGVKNVSGLSRPVPYEIDLQQTEWFLSFAQTWGLDPATTSSIFVKLCYAALFTVVLLIVLWLSERALNSPWGRMMRAIRDNEVSANAMGKDIVARHLQVFVLGSVVVGIAGAMLTTLDGQLTPGTYQPLRFTFLIWVMVILGGSGNNWGAVLGGFVVWFFWIQAEPIGLWLMSTITMGMAEDNALRLHLIESVAHMRLLTMGLILLVVLRFSPRGLIPEK
- a CDS encoding branched-chain amino acid ABC transporter permease gives rise to the protein MELLNALVLLSNFVLVPAISYGSQLALGALGVTLIYGILRFSNFAHGDTMAFGAMFTILFTWLFQSWGISIAPLPTALLALPFGILFCIALVLGTDRVVYRFYRKQKASPVIYLIASMGVMFVTNGLIRFIIGPNDQKFADGERFIIKARTFKQMTGLNEGLSIKVSQGITIVTTVIAVAILFWFLNRTRTGKSMRAYSDNEDLALLSGINPDKVVMVAWIICAILATIAGSLYGLDKSFKPFTYLQLLLPIFAAAIVGGLGSPVGAIAGGFVIAFSEIMVTYAYKKFMKYLVPESWEPDTLVQLLSTDYKFAVSFLILLLVLLFRPTGIFAGKSV
- a CDS encoding ABC transporter ATP-binding protein; this encodes MTYLSAKNMTGGYGGADILHDCTIEAAEGEIAVIVGPNGAGKSTAMKAVFGMLNIHTGSVMLDGEDITKLSPQARVAKGMAFVPQTSNVFPSMSVEENLEMGAFLRRDDINVTMEQVYELFPILKEKRRQNAGELSGGQRQQVAVGRALMTQPKLLMLDEPTAGVSPIVMDELFDRIIEVARTGISILMVEQNARQALNIADKGYVLVQGRNRYTDTGQALLNDPDVRKSFLGG